A window of the Pseudoalteromonas sp. A25 genome harbors these coding sequences:
- the imuA gene encoding translesion DNA synthesis-associated protein ImuA, giving the protein MSEIIDLLQHRQWLWQGSEQAQSFERISTGIAVLDEQLQGGLPKQGIIEVQSPSGIGELKLWLSYLQAQKDLIVFINPPAHVNAHQLYHLGFDSQQLLLIQPKLEKEALWASEQCLKSNTCSSVLLWHNTLTISQAKRLQLASEQGGSSLFLFRSINESLFSLPVTLCLALSAHKQGMAITVKKQKGGWPKNTFVLNLAEYWPQLVPVALESGNVMSFAASFRIAK; this is encoded by the coding sequence ATGAGCGAAATAATAGATTTACTGCAACATCGCCAATGGCTGTGGCAGGGGAGTGAACAGGCTCAATCGTTTGAACGCATTAGTACAGGTATTGCTGTACTTGATGAACAGTTACAGGGGGGCTTACCTAAACAGGGGATCATTGAAGTGCAATCGCCAAGTGGCATTGGTGAGTTAAAACTTTGGTTGTCTTATTTGCAAGCACAAAAAGACTTAATTGTGTTTATTAATCCACCGGCTCATGTGAATGCTCATCAGTTATATCACCTAGGTTTTGATAGTCAGCAATTGTTATTGATCCAGCCAAAATTAGAAAAAGAAGCGCTTTGGGCCAGTGAGCAGTGTTTAAAAAGTAATACTTGTAGCAGTGTTTTGTTATGGCATAACACATTAACAATATCACAAGCTAAGCGATTACAGCTTGCATCAGAGCAAGGCGGTTCCTCACTGTTTTTATTCAGATCTATCAATGAGTCGCTTTTTTCATTACCTGTGACGCTGTGTTTAGCCTTGTCGGCTCATAAGCAAGGTATGGCGATCACAGTCAAAAAACAAAAAGGGGGCTGGCCTAAAAATACCTTTGTACTTAATTTAGCAGAATACTGGCCACAGCTAGTGCCTGTAGCGCTAGAAAGCGGCAATGTAATGTCTTTTGCGGCATCATTTCGGATAGCCAAATGA
- a CDS encoding Kelch repeat-containing protein: MQRRAFLSHLAVGGMCLASASWALPILANTAPCAPRWQTRKNMPYAMQEIYPTAFGNKICIAGALQASDNPNAPFGHLAPTTDVHIYDASTDIWHQGAPLPQARHHLGLVTCNNKLYGIGGFAADQQNPWQVRANVFVSNEQLTQWHEISALPIPQAESIYASLNNNIHVIGGRTTDAHSKLIDTGAHWIYNNGHWCQGAPLDIARNSAASATYNDLVYIIGGRQFSQSNKNMATVQCFDPKEDRWRALAPMPIASAGLACAQLNDKIYAFGGEQYIYQHSVQGIKLVASNSFDTVWSYDLNNDTWKTETFQLPSTRHGLGAVVLNKQIYVMGGAVHAGGKGTSNSVVRLIL, translated from the coding sequence ATGCAACGAAGAGCTTTTTTATCCCACTTAGCTGTTGGCGGTATGTGTCTTGCCAGCGCCTCTTGGGCACTGCCAATACTGGCTAACACAGCTCCCTGTGCACCTCGCTGGCAAACACGAAAAAACATGCCTTACGCAATGCAGGAGATATATCCAACTGCTTTTGGCAATAAAATTTGTATTGCAGGCGCTTTGCAAGCAAGCGATAACCCCAATGCCCCGTTTGGTCACCTCGCCCCCACTACCGATGTGCATATTTACGATGCAAGCACAGATATATGGCACCAAGGTGCACCGTTGCCACAAGCGCGTCACCACTTAGGACTCGTAACATGTAATAATAAGTTGTATGGGATTGGTGGCTTCGCTGCTGACCAACAAAACCCCTGGCAAGTGCGCGCCAATGTCTTTGTCTCTAATGAACAGCTCACGCAGTGGCACGAAATTAGCGCGCTGCCCATACCTCAAGCAGAATCTATTTATGCAAGCCTAAATAATAACATTCACGTGATAGGCGGCAGAACCACAGATGCGCACAGTAAACTCATCGACACCGGAGCACACTGGATCTATAACAACGGGCATTGGTGCCAAGGCGCGCCTCTAGATATCGCACGTAACTCCGCGGCATCTGCCACGTATAACGATTTAGTTTACATTATTGGCGGGCGGCAGTTCTCTCAAAGCAATAAAAATATGGCCACTGTTCAGTGCTTTGATCCCAAAGAAGATCGATGGAGAGCACTGGCCCCAATGCCTATTGCCAGTGCCGGATTGGCCTGCGCTCAACTGAACGATAAAATTTATGCCTTTGGTGGGGAGCAATATATTTATCAACACTCTGTGCAGGGTATCAAGTTGGTTGCTTCAAATTCGTTTGATACCGTTTGGAGCTATGACCTGAATAACGATACTTGGAAAACAGAAACATTCCAGCTGCCTTCAACCCGACATGGCCTTGGTGCTGTTGTACTTAATAAACAGATTTATGTGATGGGGGGCGCTGTGCATGCAGGTGGAAAAGGCACCTCAAACTCAGTTGTACGACTAATACTCTAG
- a CDS encoding TonB-dependent receptor plug domain-containing protein yields the protein MTGTIKLSPIALALLASTSAIAQQAGEEKIETISVLGSKVSNRTATESTSPIDILDTEQLNKGGFTELGQSLQSIAPSFNFSRTQVSDGSDLFRPATLRGLQPDQTLVLINGKRRHTQAIFGLSGTVGAGAAGTDMNSIPLMALKNVEILRDGAAARYGSDAIAGVINLSLNDSTGVTTGFVQAGSTGEGDGDTYSLGLNRGFDIGNEGGFVNFSLEYRDADGTNRAQRDTGGSSTVEPGELSQTVRWRQGNSDSEFISLFYNAALPVGKNELYSFAGFSNRTAFGNGFYRDFNRAERNVPQVYPDGFLPRIDNEAEDVSFAIGFKGEISPDWTFDLSSVYGENQYDYSSSNTINASYAAQYLAQNPNASAQDIASNAGPRGGYSGGFRFNQWTTNLDINGIIDIAGGEPIYLSIGAEHRKENYEIVPGEVASYACGASNADSSFPSVINPDVFADCGFQAYQGLRPDAANKADRSSHAIYVEAETLLNQDWLVSAALRYEDVSNSNDDTIWKLATRYEVTEDFAVRAAASTGFRAPSLQQSGYTAFTTTLGGDGSLATSYTATAGSPFPAALGVDGLKLESSDNYNLGFAWDVSNDLSVTLDFYQIKIYDRINLGSFIGVNSDELQNFPAANAALNATGAVQGNFFSNSLDSTTKGVDFIASYSLEMANGELDITFAANKNKTEIDKVNTPQGIPEDIVLDAQRRSFLTHGQPQERATLTFDYQQDKWSSLLRFNYFGKTEVSYFAGKHIALPDFLSPTNDWRDTSVVESAVLVDVNVGYQLNDSVNLSAGIDNLFDETPDELGEDEVLNFITNGAMRYPLRALPYGFDGMTYYAKVTFSF from the coding sequence ATGACAGGAACAATTAAACTTTCTCCTATTGCCCTTGCATTGTTGGCAAGCACTTCAGCTATTGCACAACAAGCAGGTGAAGAAAAAATAGAAACTATTTCAGTGCTTGGCTCAAAAGTGTCTAACCGCACTGCCACTGAGTCAACTTCTCCAATTGATATACTCGACACAGAGCAGCTTAATAAAGGCGGCTTTACTGAGTTAGGTCAGAGCTTGCAATCAATTGCCCCCTCTTTTAACTTTAGCCGCACTCAAGTATCTGACGGCTCGGACTTATTCCGCCCAGCAACGTTACGAGGTTTACAGCCCGACCAAACGTTGGTGCTGATTAATGGTAAACGCCGTCACACTCAGGCTATTTTTGGTTTATCTGGTACTGTAGGTGCAGGCGCCGCGGGCACAGATATGAACTCCATCCCACTAATGGCACTGAAAAATGTCGAAATACTTCGAGATGGTGCAGCAGCACGATATGGCTCCGATGCCATTGCGGGTGTTATCAACTTATCGCTTAATGACAGCACGGGAGTGACGACGGGGTTTGTGCAAGCTGGCTCAACAGGTGAAGGTGATGGCGATACCTACTCACTTGGCTTAAACCGAGGTTTTGATATTGGCAACGAAGGTGGCTTTGTTAACTTTTCACTGGAATACCGCGATGCCGATGGTACCAACCGAGCACAGCGTGATACTGGCGGCTCTTCCACTGTCGAACCCGGCGAGCTGTCACAAACAGTACGTTGGCGACAAGGTAACTCAGACAGCGAGTTTATTTCGCTGTTTTATAATGCGGCCTTACCTGTAGGTAAAAATGAGCTTTATTCATTTGCAGGCTTTTCCAACCGTACAGCATTTGGTAACGGTTTCTACCGAGATTTTAACCGTGCTGAGCGTAACGTACCACAAGTTTACCCTGATGGCTTTCTACCAAGAATTGATAACGAAGCTGAAGATGTTTCTTTTGCTATTGGGTTTAAAGGTGAGATAAGTCCTGATTGGACTTTTGATCTTTCCAGTGTCTATGGTGAAAACCAATATGATTACTCATCATCAAACACCATCAATGCGTCGTATGCTGCTCAGTATTTAGCCCAAAACCCCAATGCCTCTGCTCAAGATATTGCAAGTAATGCAGGGCCTAGAGGCGGTTATTCAGGTGGATTTAGATTCAATCAATGGACCACAAATTTAGATATTAATGGCATTATTGATATCGCAGGTGGTGAACCTATTTACTTATCCATTGGTGCAGAACATCGTAAAGAAAACTATGAAATTGTGCCCGGTGAAGTGGCGTCTTATGCTTGCGGTGCAAGCAATGCCGATAGCTCTTTTCCATCAGTTATCAATCCTGATGTATTTGCCGATTGTGGTTTTCAAGCATATCAAGGGCTTAGACCCGATGCAGCCAATAAAGCTGATCGCTCAAGCCATGCCATTTACGTTGAAGCTGAAACATTACTTAACCAAGATTGGTTGGTGAGCGCGGCTCTGCGCTATGAAGATGTCTCGAACTCTAACGATGACACCATTTGGAAATTGGCAACACGTTATGAAGTAACCGAAGATTTTGCTGTACGAGCTGCCGCTTCTACTGGCTTTAGGGCCCCATCATTACAACAATCTGGCTATACCGCCTTTACCACTACCTTAGGGGGCGATGGTTCGTTAGCAACCTCGTACACGGCAACGGCAGGCTCACCATTCCCAGCTGCGCTGGGCGTTGATGGTCTTAAACTTGAATCATCAGATAATTACAACTTAGGTTTTGCGTGGGATGTCAGTAATGATTTATCTGTCACCTTAGACTTTTATCAAATCAAGATTTATGACCGTATCAATCTCGGTAGTTTTATTGGCGTCAACAGCGACGAGCTGCAAAACTTCCCTGCGGCCAATGCAGCATTAAATGCTACAGGCGCAGTGCAAGGTAACTTCTTCTCAAACTCGCTTGACTCTACTACCAAAGGAGTTGACTTTATTGCCTCATATTCTTTAGAAATGGCCAACGGTGAACTTGATATCACCTTTGCAGCCAACAAGAACAAAACTGAGATTGATAAAGTAAACACTCCACAGGGCATTCCTGAAGATATCGTGTTAGATGCACAAAGGCGTTCATTCTTAACGCATGGACAGCCACAAGAGCGAGCAACGCTTACTTTTGATTATCAACAAGATAAGTGGAGCTCATTACTCAGGTTTAACTATTTTGGTAAAACCGAAGTAAGTTACTTTGCTGGTAAACACATCGCATTACCTGACTTTCTTTCGCCAACCAATGATTGGCGTGACACAAGTGTTGTAGAGTCAGCAGTTTTAGTGGATGTTAATGTTGGATATCAGCTTAATGATAGCGTTAACTTATCAGCAGGCATCGACAACCTATTCGATGAAACACCTGATGAATTAGGCGAAGATGAAGTGCTCAACTTTATCACTAACGGTGCCATGCGCTATCCGCTACGCGCCCTACCTTATGGGTTTGATGGCATGACCTACTACGCTAAGGTCACTTTTAGTTTTTAA
- a CDS encoding serine protease, with product MLKKSLTAIAIMLSCSVTAGDASTKLKSQQFSDSIRIVGGNEATPHSRPYQVSVQSLGGEHFCGGSLVADNLVLTAAHCLEGVNGESPEIQVRVGAHSLKDGSGQAIVVDKTYTNQEYPGLSKDVAVLKLKEKITDKNAKVIKLAEPTFFNSTIKPGTSLAVSGWGTLSYGGQAPDKLMEVSVPYVSNAVCNSAQAYNGSVQDTELCAGFQKGGKDSCQGDSGGPLVYQRGSEFIQVGVVSWGEGCAQENKYGVYANVAALKSWIDSAMAGNEPVSGGGSDGGTGNGDTEQTYLAIQETVNYKVGNDALQFVLDVPEGVNVVYIATRGGEGDVDVSAQYQQPENDGNTQANEFWFDEDITFYSSTNTGNDEMLVIEFPKAGEWLISLSDTSDFAKVELTVFSH from the coding sequence ATGCTAAAAAAATCACTTACTGCAATTGCCATTATGCTGAGCTGCTCTGTAACTGCGGGCGACGCTAGTACAAAACTTAAATCACAGCAATTTTCAGATTCCATCAGAATCGTCGGTGGTAATGAGGCGACGCCACACTCTCGTCCATACCAAGTGTCGGTTCAAAGTCTTGGTGGAGAGCATTTCTGTGGCGGCTCGCTTGTTGCCGATAATTTAGTGTTAACAGCGGCACACTGTTTGGAAGGGGTAAATGGAGAATCACCGGAAATACAGGTACGTGTAGGTGCTCATAGCCTGAAAGATGGTTCTGGGCAAGCAATTGTAGTAGATAAAACGTATACCAATCAGGAGTATCCTGGGCTGTCAAAAGATGTGGCTGTTTTAAAACTAAAAGAGAAAATAACGGACAAGAATGCCAAGGTTATTAAACTGGCAGAGCCTACCTTTTTTAATTCAACAATTAAACCCGGCACCAGTTTGGCTGTGTCAGGTTGGGGTACGCTCAGTTACGGTGGACAAGCACCTGATAAATTAATGGAAGTAAGCGTGCCTTATGTAAGTAATGCTGTGTGTAATAGCGCACAAGCTTACAATGGTTCGGTGCAAGACACTGAACTTTGCGCCGGCTTTCAAAAAGGCGGGAAAGACTCGTGCCAAGGTGATAGTGGTGGCCCACTCGTATACCAACGCGGTAGCGAATTTATTCAAGTAGGTGTAGTTAGCTGGGGTGAAGGCTGTGCACAAGAGAATAAGTATGGTGTATATGCCAATGTTGCTGCTTTAAAAAGTTGGATTGATAGCGCGATGGCAGGTAATGAGCCTGTATCAGGCGGTGGGAGCGACGGTGGTACAGGCAATGGTGATACTGAGCAGACCTACCTTGCCATTCAAGAGACCGTTAATTATAAAGTGGGTAATGATGCTCTGCAGTTTGTACTTGATGTGCCTGAAGGTGTTAATGTGGTTTATATTGCAACCCGAGGTGGTGAAGGCGATGTTGATGTCAGTGCGCAATATCAGCAGCCCGAAAATGATGGTAATACGCAAGCAAATGAGTTTTGGTTTGATGAAGATATTACTTTTTATTCTTCAACAAACACGGGTAATGACGAAATGCTGGTTATTGAGTTTCCAAAAGCAGGAGAGTGGCTCATTAGTTTGAGTGATACCTCTGACTTTGCAAAAGTTGAACTGACCGTTTTCTCGCATTAA
- a CDS encoding polysaccharide deacetylase family protein → MTKAIPILMYHSLATKKKGTVLRSIHVPPKRFSNHMKILKLFGYTALSMRALVPYLKGEKQGKVVGLTFDDGYLNNLAHAAPLLQHLGFSSTLYVVSDLIGQHNIWDKHKNIDPNPLMNELQIKQWLNMGQDIGAHTKNHVHLNKVSKHDAYEEITGSKQTLENMFQTEVSDFCYPYGGFNQANIEQVKAAGYETATTTIRGRANYNATRSDLFTLPRVFIPYHTWPLRFYQKSFSAYEDKRVHKS, encoded by the coding sequence ATGACTAAAGCGATCCCTATTTTGATGTATCACAGCCTGGCAACAAAGAAAAAAGGGACTGTGTTGCGCAGTATACATGTGCCTCCTAAGCGCTTTTCTAATCATATGAAAATACTTAAGCTATTTGGCTATACAGCACTCAGTATGAGAGCGCTTGTGCCTTATCTTAAAGGCGAAAAACAAGGCAAAGTGGTTGGGCTCACCTTCGACGATGGTTACCTAAATAATTTGGCGCATGCAGCGCCCTTACTGCAACATTTAGGCTTTAGCTCTACACTCTACGTTGTAAGTGACTTGATTGGGCAGCACAATATCTGGGACAAGCACAAAAATATAGACCCAAACCCACTAATGAATGAACTGCAGATCAAGCAATGGTTAAATATGGGGCAAGATATTGGTGCCCATACAAAAAACCATGTCCACTTAAATAAAGTGAGTAAACATGATGCATATGAGGAGATCACGGGCAGTAAACAAACATTAGAAAACATGTTCCAGACTGAAGTATCTGACTTTTGTTACCCGTATGGTGGCTTTAATCAAGCTAATATAGAGCAAGTTAAAGCAGCGGGCTATGAAACAGCAACCACCACAATCCGTGGTAGAGCTAACTACAATGCTACCCGCTCTGACTTGTTCACTTTACCGAGAGTGTTTATCCCCTACCACACTTGGCCACTGCGCTTTTACCAAAAAAGCTTTAGTGCCTACGAAGATAAAAGAGTGCATAAGTCATAA
- a CDS encoding Y-family DNA polymerase, whose amino-acid sequence MTLWLYIHFEHLHLDSLLCEPGKPAIVVVNSHTNQVVQVSDCALKTGVKLGMGLASAASLCENLQVVAYDESLESAKLEEIASWLYLVTADICLFPPNGIALKVTNMLSLYKSLDNYWHHIQQHLADFKLSYSFATGYSVLVAKLLAQGKKNLVTDNAKELMAQIMGITLQSTELPQKTCEKLQRLRITILSQLLNISIADLAKRFDIELVQYIGRLKGELQHPLTYYVPALVFSRQLTLLYELENLQWLAKPLGKLLKQLALFLRQRNKLALQIHLELQLRDQEPLVLQVATAKGEGCAKAWQSLLELKLSNIHLSAPVQAITLSVKDFVDNQYGNQSLFDPNSEGIDAAELVARLQAKLGEQAVHGFEVYADHRPERSFSPSKPLVKSIELQRMPEQQRPSMLLPRATPLQEKVVIYWGPERVCTGWWDNHVVERDYYIARNAQGQWLWVYKEPSQRWFVHGLFC is encoded by the coding sequence ATGACATTGTGGTTATATATTCATTTTGAACATTTGCACTTAGATAGCCTGCTTTGTGAACCGGGGAAGCCTGCTATTGTGGTGGTGAATAGCCACACTAATCAGGTTGTTCAGGTATCTGATTGTGCACTCAAAACAGGTGTTAAGCTGGGGATGGGGTTGGCAAGTGCAGCAAGTTTATGTGAAAACCTACAGGTGGTTGCCTATGATGAATCTTTAGAAAGTGCCAAGTTAGAAGAAATCGCTAGTTGGCTGTACTTAGTAACAGCCGATATCTGCTTGTTTCCGCCGAATGGTATTGCACTCAAGGTAACAAATATGCTGTCTTTGTATAAAAGCTTAGACAATTACTGGCACCATATTCAGCAGCATTTAGCTGATTTTAAGCTGAGCTATAGTTTTGCCACGGGTTACTCGGTGCTGGTTGCAAAGTTACTTGCGCAAGGTAAAAAAAACCTTGTAACTGATAATGCCAAAGAGCTTATGGCGCAAATAATGGGCATTACTTTACAAAGTACAGAGCTTCCTCAAAAAACATGTGAAAAGCTACAACGTCTACGTATTACTATATTGTCGCAACTACTCAACATTTCCATTGCTGATCTAGCTAAACGGTTTGATATTGAGTTGGTGCAATATATAGGGCGCCTTAAAGGCGAATTACAACATCCCTTAACTTATTATGTTCCTGCCTTGGTATTTTCTCGCCAGTTGACTTTATTATATGAATTAGAAAACTTGCAATGGTTGGCAAAACCGCTGGGTAAGTTATTAAAGCAACTCGCGCTATTTTTAAGGCAGCGAAACAAACTTGCGCTGCAAATTCATTTAGAACTGCAATTAAGAGACCAAGAACCATTAGTATTGCAAGTGGCAACAGCGAAAGGAGAAGGTTGTGCGAAAGCTTGGCAATCACTCTTAGAGTTAAAACTTTCTAATATTCATTTATCCGCACCAGTACAAGCTATCACATTATCGGTTAAAGACTTTGTCGATAATCAATATGGGAATCAGTCGTTATTTGACCCTAACAGTGAAGGGATAGATGCCGCTGAACTTGTGGCAAGGCTACAGGCTAAGTTGGGTGAGCAAGCTGTACATGGGTTTGAAGTTTATGCCGATCATCGACCCGAGCGTTCATTTTCTCCCAGTAAGCCTTTAGTTAAAAGTATCGAGTTGCAGCGCATGCCAGAGCAACAAAGGCCGAGTATGTTATTGCCGCGCGCGACGCCTTTACAAGAAAAAGTTGTAATTTACTGGGGGCCAGAAAGAGTGTGTACTGGCTGGTGGGATAATCATGTTGTAGAGCGTGATTATTATATTGCTCGAAACGCACAAGGACAGTGGTTATGGGTTTATAAAGAGCCATCACAGCGCTGGTTTGTGCACGGACTATTTTGTTAG